A single Amphiprion ocellaris isolate individual 3 ecotype Okinawa chromosome 1, ASM2253959v1, whole genome shotgun sequence DNA region contains:
- the nucb2a gene encoding nucleobindin-2a, with protein sequence MYWSRAFHTGWVLLLFQLMCLEAVPISMDKTKVKEPEKKPEEPPASVDTGLHYDRYLREVIDFLEKDQHFREKLHNTDMEDIKQGKLAKELDFVSHHVRTKLDELKRQEVNRLRTLIKAKQDLEGGNDIAVDHQALLKQFEYLNHMNPHTFEVDDLDRLIKSATKDLENYDKERHEEFKRYEMMKEHDRREHLKTLDDEDRKKEEEHYEEMKKKHADHPKVNHPGSQNQLKEVWEEADGLDPEDFDPKTFFNLHDTNGDGFFDEQELEALFTKELEKIYDPTNEEDDMVEMEEERLRMREHVMNEVDSNKDRLVSLDEFLVATKKKEFLEPDSWETLEQNQAYTDEEMREFEEHLAQQEQDLNQKAVDLQKQRDELQRQQEQLNAQKIELQQAVEHMERLKSQKVELPEVHVEGNPVPEIHAVDNQLHTEQEVQQQEHQPTHHAPQDVPQEDHVQQNPDLAQQGLPLTHQDLAPGHQEAAQGQHNLP encoded by the exons ATGTATTGGAGTCGGGCCTTTCACACCGGCTGggttctgctgctgttccagCTGATGTGTTTGGAGGCAGTTCCAATCAGTATGGACAAGACAAAAGTCAAAGAGCCGgagaaaaaacctgaagagCCTCCAGCAAGTGTG gACACAGGACTCCACTATGACCGCTACCTCAGAGAAGTCATTGATTTTCTAGAGAAAGATCAGCATTTCAGAGAAAAGCTCCACAATACAGACATGGAGGACATTAAG CAAGGTAAGCTGGCCAAAGAGCTGGACTTTGTCAGCCATCACGTCAGAACAAAACTAGACGAGTTGAAGAGGCAGGAGGTAAACCGACTCCGGACCCTGATTAAGGCCAAGCAAGACCTCGAAGGAGGGAATG ACATCGCAGTGGACCACCAGGCTCTGCTGAAACAGTTTGAGTACTTGAACCACATGAACCCACATACATTTGAAGTGGATGACCTGGATCGGCTCATCAAATCG GCCACTAAGGATCTGGAAAACTATGACAAAGAGAGACACGAGGAATTCAAGAGGTATGAAATGATGAAGGAGCACGACAGACGGGAACACCTGAAAACACTGGACGacgaagacagaaagaaagaggaggagcactatgaggagatgaagaagaagcacgCTGACCACCCAAAAGTTAACCATCCG GGTAGCCAGAATCAACTGAAGGAGGTTTGGGAGGAAGCTGATGGTTTAGACCCTGAGGACTTTGACCCCAAGACCTTTTTCAACTTGCATG ATACAAATGGAGATGGCTTCTTCGATGAACAGGAGCTTGAGGCTTTGTTCACCAAAGAG CTGGAAAAAATTTATGACCCCACCAATGAAGAGGATGACAtggtggagatggaggaggagaggcttCGTATGAGAGAGCATGTTATGAATGAG GTGGATTCTAACAAAGACAGGCTAGTCTCTTTAGATGAGTTCTTGGTTGCtacaaagaaaaaggaattcTTGGAGCCAGATAGCTGGGAG ACCCTGGAGCAGAACCAGGCTTACACAGATGAAGAAATGAGGGAATTTGAGGAGCATCTTGCTCAGCAAGAACAGGATCTGAACCAGAAGGCTGTTGACCTCCAGAAACAGAGAGATGAGCTGCAGAGACAGCAGGAGCAGCTTAATGCACAGAAAATTGAGCTGCAACAG GCTGTTGAACATATGGAGCGGCTCAAGTCACAGAAAGTAGAACTTCCAGAGGTTCACG TTGAAGGAAATCCTGTTCCAGAGATACATGCAGTTGACAACCAGTTACACACTGAACAAGAGGTCCAACAACAAGAACATCAACCTACACACCACGCTCCTCAAGATGTACCTCAGGAAGACCATGTACAACAAAATCCAGACCTGGCTCAGCAAGGTCTGCCCCTGACACATCAGGATCTAGCACCAGGCCATCAAGAAGCTGCACAAGGCCAGCATAACCTGCCATAA